The following proteins are encoded in a genomic region of Sorangiineae bacterium MSr12523:
- a CDS encoding MarR family winged helix-turn-helix transcriptional regulator gives MYSTNKPGSVPCACTTVKKLSRVLGRAYDAALAGSGVNNTQLAVLKCIARREGDPLSHIADELEMERSSLYRAVSPMERDGWLTITAGPDARSRTATLTRKGHQVVAKANTAWEKMHHQVIDRFGRKEWMALSAELDRLANCAEPPQDG, from the coding sequence GTGTATTCCACGAACAAGCCCGGCTCCGTTCCTTGTGCGTGCACCACCGTGAAAAAGCTCTCGCGCGTTCTGGGGCGCGCGTACGACGCGGCGCTGGCCGGCTCGGGGGTCAACAACACGCAACTGGCCGTCTTGAAATGCATCGCGCGCAGGGAAGGGGATCCGCTCTCGCACATCGCCGACGAGTTGGAGATGGAGAGGTCATCCCTCTACCGCGCCGTCTCGCCCATGGAGCGCGATGGGTGGCTCACCATCACGGCCGGGCCCGACGCACGCTCACGAACGGCCACCCTCACGCGCAAAGGCCACCAGGTCGTGGCCAAGGCCAACACCGCCTGGGAAAAGATGCATCACCAGGTCATCGACCGATTTGGGCGCAAAGAGTGGATGGCCCTCTCGGCGGAACTGGATCGACTGGCGAACTGCGCCGAACCTCCCCAGGACGGGTGA
- a CDS encoding enoyl-CoA hydratase-related protein, with the protein MAIPSEPVPRRTLLKAAAALSGLSTLGVQACAPAAAVPALQPLTMADAPLASGSKVTVERRGQIVLIGLNRPEIHNRLDPEAFTLLAEAYYQYDHDPSLRAAVLFGHGPNFSRGIDVNAFRARVTKGGGSLLDKPGTLDPLAKSKIRRTKPLVAVVHGDTWNMGHEIHLAADIRIAAANTRYGQDENTHGRFPGGGSTVRFVREAGWGNAMRYILTGDHWSAEEALRIGVVQSVCPTPEAALQVGIEMATKIAACGPLGIRASLDSAHLAIDESEQKALSQLDAQYGALYKTQDFVEGRNAEAEGRPPVYLGR; encoded by the coding sequence ATGGCGATTCCGAGCGAGCCCGTCCCCCGGCGCACTCTTCTCAAAGCGGCCGCCGCACTGAGCGGATTATCGACCTTGGGTGTGCAAGCATGCGCGCCCGCGGCCGCGGTACCTGCGCTTCAACCCTTGACCATGGCGGATGCACCACTGGCCTCCGGCTCGAAGGTCACGGTGGAGCGACGCGGCCAGATCGTGCTCATCGGCTTGAATCGGCCCGAGATCCACAATCGCCTCGATCCGGAGGCGTTCACGCTTTTGGCCGAGGCCTATTATCAATACGATCACGATCCGTCGCTGCGCGCGGCGGTGCTCTTCGGTCATGGGCCCAATTTCTCGCGGGGCATCGACGTGAACGCCTTTCGGGCACGCGTAACCAAGGGCGGAGGGTCCCTGCTGGACAAGCCGGGGACGCTGGATCCATTGGCCAAATCGAAGATCCGGCGCACCAAGCCGCTGGTGGCCGTCGTTCATGGCGATACCTGGAATATGGGGCACGAGATCCATCTTGCCGCCGATATCCGAATTGCCGCGGCGAATACGCGATACGGCCAAGACGAGAATACGCATGGTCGCTTTCCCGGCGGCGGTTCCACCGTGCGTTTCGTTCGCGAAGCGGGTTGGGGAAATGCGATGCGGTACATCCTGACGGGCGACCATTGGAGCGCGGAGGAAGCGTTGCGCATCGGGGTCGTGCAATCGGTCTGCCCGACGCCCGAAGCCGCGTTGCAAGTCGGGATCGAAATGGCCACCAAGATCGCGGCGTGCGGTCCGCTCGGGATCCGGGCGAGCCTCGATTCGGCACACCTGGCCATCGATGAGTCGGAGCAGAAAGCTTTGTCGCAGTTGGACGCGCAGTACGGCGCCCTGTACAAGACGCAAGACTTCGTCGAAGGGCGAAACGCGGAAGCCGAAGGCCGCCCGCCGGTCTACTTGGGCAGGTAA
- a CDS encoding hemerythrin domain-containing protein, with protein sequence MLALASSLARTPPETEDGVREVAERIARYFTRALPMHTRDEEESILPRLTDPDARAALGRMRDEHHEHEQLLRALIEPCERLASSPDRWAELRDAIRDAADALGPTMSEHLAEEERDVFPRIEALEEATRQSILDEMDARRASRGGGGGGGGGRGRNRAQ encoded by the coding sequence ATGCTGGCGCTGGCGTCGAGCCTTGCCCGCACGCCGCCCGAGACGGAGGATGGCGTGCGGGAGGTGGCCGAGCGGATTGCGCGGTACTTCACGCGGGCTCTCCCGATGCACACGCGGGATGAGGAGGAGTCCATTCTGCCTCGGCTCACGGATCCCGATGCGCGGGCGGCGCTTGGTCGCATGCGGGACGAGCACCATGAGCACGAGCAGCTTCTGCGCGCACTCATCGAGCCATGCGAGCGGCTCGCGTCGTCGCCGGACCGGTGGGCCGAGCTCCGCGATGCCATTCGCGATGCCGCGGACGCGCTGGGGCCGACCATGAGCGAGCACCTCGCCGAGGAAGAGCGCGACGTGTTTCCGCGCATCGAGGCGCTCGAAGAGGCCACGCGCCAGAGCATCCTCGACGAAATGGATGCGCGCCGCGCAAGTCGCGGTGGTGGTGGTGGCGGCGGCGGTGGTCGCGGTCGGAACCGCGCTCAATAG
- a CDS encoding class I SAM-dependent methyltransferase, whose protein sequence is MDPIAQLKETAKQAWASFAPTEMFSGSTAPRLVKFAQVTPGARVLDVACGTGVVGLTAARLGAKVTGLDLSPPLLERAKENASIMGLEIEWHQGDVEALPFEDASFDVVLSQFGHMFAPRPKVAIQEMLRVLRRGGTIAFSTWPPDVFVGKMFALTARYLPPPPPGVSPSWEWGDSNIVRERLGTAVTDLCFDRDAMRVPILSPQHVRQFMERIAGPVIKLVEMLQTSDPPKLAAFRRELDELASIYFQDNWVRQDFLVTRAIKA, encoded by the coding sequence ATGGATCCGATTGCTCAGCTAAAGGAAACGGCCAAGCAAGCGTGGGCGAGCTTTGCTCCCACCGAGATGTTTTCCGGCTCTACGGCGCCTCGGCTGGTCAAGTTCGCGCAGGTTACGCCGGGCGCTCGCGTGCTCGACGTGGCCTGTGGAACGGGCGTGGTGGGGCTCACCGCAGCGCGGCTCGGGGCCAAGGTAACGGGGCTCGATCTATCGCCGCCACTCCTCGAGCGAGCCAAAGAGAATGCCTCCATCATGGGGCTCGAAATCGAGTGGCACCAAGGGGACGTCGAAGCGCTCCCCTTCGAAGATGCATCGTTCGACGTGGTGCTGAGTCAATTCGGCCACATGTTTGCTCCGCGACCAAAGGTTGCCATCCAGGAGATGCTCAGGGTGCTCCGGCGGGGAGGCACCATTGCCTTTTCCACCTGGCCTCCAGATGTGTTCGTGGGCAAAATGTTTGCGCTCACCGCAAGGTACCTGCCGCCCCCGCCGCCCGGCGTCTCTCCGTCTTGGGAATGGGGCGACTCGAACATCGTTCGGGAGCGCCTCGGGACCGCCGTCACGGATCTCTGCTTCGATCGCGATGCGATGCGAGTCCCGATCTTGAGCCCGCAGCATGTGCGTCAGTTCATGGAGCGGATTGCGGGGCCTGTGATCAAGCTGGTAGAAATGCTGCAAACGTCGGACCCGCCGAAGCTCGCGGCCTTTCGTCGTGAGTTGGATGAATTGGCAAGTATCTATTTTCAGGACAATTGGGTTCGTCAGGACTTCCTCGTCACCCGCGCCATCAAAGCGTGA